A genomic region of Haliotis asinina isolate JCU_RB_2024 chromosome 1, JCU_Hal_asi_v2, whole genome shotgun sequence contains the following coding sequences:
- the LOC137291452 gene encoding uncharacterized protein, with protein MSFRILYPSIRRCHLLHKGLTAVPVRYNADAQQIYRPYGKTGDGSYGSTLGKQNVGSVLPVRERILRLAQTIPFTDKDSAFNIADYGAADGSTAMAIFGELLATLKDHHGPDTQFQVIYEDSEMNDFNSLFKRMSGIIPDPPSYLLEMDNVYVLASGTNFYKQCVPSNSIHFMMSLASVHWLSKTPIFKDSIYKGDMSSAEETTALHKQAELDWETFLLSRSTELKRGGLLVVGVCAEFQDRNTGEKRYTLYSFVGLLNEVWKEYSESGKISREEFINTNMSTCCRTMEEVRKPFDERWSPVSRSGLNLLSAEAVVNPDVFYNDWREKKDNEGIDDRDDFARKYISAHRNWSNSTFMNGLSDSRSLEEKEQIVDGLYDDVEKRMSRMNPEIFKDDVKFIYIVIRKE; from the coding sequence ATGTCTTTCCGGATACTCTACCCATCGATACGAAGATGCCACTTGTTGCACAAGGGACTTACAGCTGTCCCAGTGAGATACAATGCAGATGCTCAACAGATCTATCGCCCATATGGAAAAACCGGTGACGGAAGTTATGGATCAACACTCggaaaacaaaatgttggaTCTGTCTTGCCTGTACGGGAAAGGATTCTCAGATTGGCCCAAACCATTCCTTTCACGGACAAAGACTCGGCCTTCAACATTGCCGACTATGGTGCAGCTGATGGTTCCACTGCCATGGCCATTTTCGGTGAGTTGTTGGCAACATTGAAAGATCATCATGGTCCCGATACTCAGTTCCAGGTGATCTATGAAGACTCGGAAATGAATGATTTCAATTCCCTCTTCAAACGCATGTCAGGAATCATCCCTGATCCGCCGTCCTACCTCCTAGAAATGGACAATGTCTATGTTCTTGCCTCAGGGACAAACTTCTACAAGCAGTGTGTACCTTCAAACTCAATCCATTTTATGATGTCACTGGCATCTGTCCATTGGCTGTCGAAGACTCCCATCTTTAAAGACTCAATTTACAAAGGTGACATGAGTAGTGCTGAGGAGACGACTGCACTACACAAGCAGGCCGAGTTGGACTGGGAGACATTTTTACTAAGTAGGAGTACAGAACTGAAACGGGGAGGCTTACTTGTCGTAGGTGTTTGCGCTGAGTTTCAGGACAGAAACACTGGAGAGAAAAGATACACTCTTTATTCCTTTGTTGGACTACTGAATGAGGTATGGAAGGAATACAGTGAATCTGGGAAAATCTCCAGAGAGGAATTCATCAATACAAATATGTCCACCTGTTGTCGCACCATGGAGGAGGTGAGAAAACCATTTGATGAAAGATGGTCACCCGTTTCAAGGTCAGGATTAAATCTCTTGTCAGCTGAAGCTGTAGTTAACCCTGATGTATTTTACAACGATTGGAGAGAGAAGAAAGACAATGAGGGAATCGATGATAGGGATGACTTTGCCAGGAAGTACATATCTGCTCACAGGAACTGGAGCAACAGCACCTTCATGAATGGTCTCTCGGACTCCCGATCACTGGAGGAGAAGGAACAGATAGTTGATGGTCTGTACGACGACGTGGAGAAACGTATGTCAAGGATGAACCCCGAAATATTCAAGGATGATGTGAAGTTTATATATATCGTGATCAGAAAGGAATAG